Genomic segment of Flavobacteriales bacterium:
GCTATTATTGGGAGTAGATAATTTTCTGATATGAGTTTTTCTCATTTTGTTCATCTGTTGCAAAAATTTAGAAAAAACTTTATAAAAAAACAGAAATCTAAAATTAGCAGAAATATGTCCTAAATTCAACTTAATTATCTGAGAGGGTCTTCAAAAATAGAAAACCATAGAAACTATGAGGTTTTGGTGGACGATGTTTTACTTGCAAAGAATTCATATTCTGTTCAAAACAAAAAACTTAAGAGCCAAAACTTCGATTTCAAATTTAATTGAGAAATACGCAATTGGGCGTACACATTTTAAGAAACCCGTTCAGGTATTCCTAATTTCATCACAAATCCCACACAGATTTTTTGGTGCGTCCCAATCGGGTTTTTACTTCCATCCAAAATGCCACGAATAGGTACACCAAAATGGGTGAACCAAAGGTTATGAAAGATAGGTATATGAAATACAGGCGTATTCTAGATTCGCCTATTCCGAGTTTTTCACCCAGGTAGGTGCATACACCAAAAAATCGCTGCTCAACAATAAACTTCCAAGTATTTAATATTCGCTGTTTCATTTTTGTTTTAAAATGGAATGACCTACGCTGCAGACCAAACATTTTTTAAAAGTACAATATTTAGTTTTTAGTTGCAAAATTCCTTGTGTTTGCAGTGCATTTTTGGCCAAAAATCCGTGTTTTTCGTAAAATTGAACTACATTATTTTTTTCTGGTAATGTGTTTTCGAGCAGGGTCAAAGCCTCTACTGTCAATGCCTCACTATCTATAGAATGAGCATAGCAAAACACGGTTGGCACGATGGCATTTATTATAACCAAATCAATGGCCAACCGACCCAACTTTTTCTCTTTGAGTTCAGACAAAGTGTCAAACCGATAGTGTGTTTTCCAATATTCCGAAACATCGCTTTTAAATAGTTTATGCAATGCCTTCGTGTTCAAATTTTCTTTGGTTTGAGCAAAGAGATGTTCGTTTTTGTGAATTAAAACAGCCAACTGAGCCAATCGGATGGTTGGAAAATTGGCGGGTCGCAAGCGTAAAAATTTCCACAAATGTGGCGGTATGGTTTGCAATTGGTATTTGGCTTTTAAAAATTGAAACTCTGAGTATAAATCTTTTCCATAACTATCTACCAACGAATCGGTTAAAAAGCCTGCCACGCCAAAAATAAGAGCCTCCGTTTGAAATAGATTGTTTTTGTGTTTGGCCAACAATTTATTGGGCAGCATTTTAGCTAACATTTCAAAAGGGGTTTGATTGATTTTTAGACCCATCGCTCGGCATACTTCCTGATAAAAAACTTCCTGCCAGTCGTTGTTTTGTTGCTCCAACTTTTGCAGAATAGGTTCGGTTTTTTCCTGCAATCTTTCTATGGCCAATTGCTCTACATACAGTGCCTTTGTTGACTCTGAGGCCAAATGCAACATGGTTTCGCAGGGTATTTGGTTTTTATTATTGGTTATGGTTTCATATTTTGCAATTAAGTTCGGACTAATTTTGTCTTTCAACTCCACGCATGGAATTTTTGTTCCATTTGTTCTAAAAACATCAGAATCATGCTCAAAAACCACGTGCAAAATACAGGTGTCGTATTGTTTATCTGTTTGATGACTGTGCAAAAACCAATCGCTGCTTTTTACGTGTATTTCAATATTTCCGGCCCATCGGGTAGCATTCATTTCCAAAATTGCTCCAACAAAATCGGGTCCACTATGCGTGTTGTGCATTCCCACGTTTTTCAGCAAAATCTGCTCTCCATCGGTGGTGCAAAGATTATTTTGGCTAAACTGCTTTGTTTGCCAGATATAGTGTAAAAAGGCTTCGTTCATGGCGTTTTTTTTATTTTATCAAAAATAGGTTTTCATTTCGTTGTGTAATTTTTGAGCTTCAATGTTGGCCTTTTTGGCAAAATCTTCTCCGCTTGAGGCATAAATAATACCCCTTGATGAATTTATAAGTAGGCCGCAATCTTTGTTAAATCCGGCTTTTGACACACCTTCTAAACTGCCACCCTGACTTCCAACCCCGGGAACCAGCAAAAAATGGTTAGGAACAAGTCTGCGGATTTCAGCAACATATTGGTCTTGCGTGGCTCCTACCACAAACATCGTATTGTCCTCACTTCCCCAAGTAGCCACTTTTTTAATTACCTCTTCATATAATTTTCCGTTTGGCGTTTGCAAAAACTGAAAGTCGGAGCTACCATTATTGCTGGTTAGCCCCAAAACAATAACTACTTTACCATACTCCATAAAAGGCTCTACCGAATCTCGACCCATGTACGGGCTGACAGTAATACTGTCAAAATTCATGTTTTGCAAAAAAGCCTTGGCATACATTTTTCCAGTGTTTCCAATGTCTCCGCGTTTTGCATCAGCTATGGTAAAACAGTTTTTCGGAATCATTTCTAAGGTTTGCTCCATTATTTTCCAGCCTTCCGAGCCATATTGCTCATAAAAAGCCGTATTAATTTTATAGGCTACTGCATGGGCATGTGTGGCATTGATTATTTCTTTGTTGAATGCCACCATCGATTCCGGTTTTCGACCAAAATGTTTGGGCAATTTTTCTAAATCGGTGTCAAGCCCCACACACAGGTAGCTTTGTTTCGATTTAATTTCTTTTATGAGTTCTGAGATATTCAACGGAAAAAATTTTGTTCAAATGAAAGATATTTTTTACAAACCCAATAAAAAAACGGCAGGACGTTTATGCAAATGTTCCTCTTTATTGCTCCAATTTCGGAGTTGTTTGGTTTTTATTTCTTGAGTTGGTAGGCTAATATCTACTGCAACACAGAGCATCGTTTGCTCGGGCAATTGTTGTTTTAATTCGGCAATAAACGAGGCGTTTCGGTAGGGTGTTTCTATAAAAATTTGTGTTTCGTTTCGTGAAATATCTGCCAATGCTTGTTTAATAATTTTTCGTTTTCGGATTATGTCGTGTGGCAAGTAGCCATGAAAACGAAAAGATTGCCCATTAAATCCGGAGGCCATCAACGCCATCATGATGGATGAAAAACCCATTAGAGGCACTACCTCTATATCGTTTTTTTGGGCAATTTTAACCACTTCAAAACCCGGATCGGCAACGCACGGTAGGC
This window contains:
- a CDS encoding SAM-dependent methyltransferase, giving the protein MSQKGKLILIPNFLGESNTEFISTYNLKLIHQLDEFIVENEKPARAFLKEIQSPVKQDDFIFHFMGKHSDRADFGMYLNSCFEGKTIGLLSDAGLPCVADPGFEVVKIAQKNDIEVVPLMGFSSIMMALMASGFNGQSFRFHGYLPHDIIRKRKIIKQALADISRNETQIFIETPYRNASFIAELKQQLPEQTMLCVAVDISLPTQEIKTKQLRNWSNKEEHLHKRPAVFLLGL
- the pyrF gene encoding orotidine-5'-phosphate decarboxylase; translated protein: MNISELIKEIKSKQSYLCVGLDTDLEKLPKHFGRKPESMVAFNKEIINATHAHAVAYKINTAFYEQYGSEGWKIMEQTLEMIPKNCFTIADAKRGDIGNTGKMYAKAFLQNMNFDSITVSPYMGRDSVEPFMEYGKVVIVLGLTSNNGSSDFQFLQTPNGKLYEEVIKKVATWGSEDNTMFVVGATQDQYVAEIRRLVPNHFLLVPGVGSQGGSLEGVSKAGFNKDCGLLINSSRGIIYASSGEDFAKKANIEAQKLHNEMKTYF
- a CDS encoding DUF2851 family protein gives rise to the protein MNEAFLHYIWQTKQFSQNNLCTTDGEQILLKNVGMHNTHSGPDFVGAILEMNATRWAGNIEIHVKSSDWFLHSHQTDKQYDTCILHVVFEHDSDVFRTNGTKIPCVELKDKISPNLIAKYETITNNKNQIPCETMLHLASESTKALYVEQLAIERLQEKTEPILQKLEQQNNDWQEVFYQEVCRAMGLKINQTPFEMLAKMLPNKLLAKHKNNLFQTEALIFGVAGFLTDSLVDSYGKDLYSEFQFLKAKYQLQTIPPHLWKFLRLRPANFPTIRLAQLAVLIHKNEHLFAQTKENLNTKALHKLFKSDVSEYWKTHYRFDTLSELKEKKLGRLAIDLVIINAIVPTVFCYAHSIDSEALTVEALTLLENTLPEKNNVVQFYEKHGFLAKNALQTQGILQLKTKYCTFKKCLVCSVGHSILKQK